One genomic window of Haemophilus haemolyticus includes the following:
- a CDS encoding methyltransferase family protein, whose translation MLFIPPPLLCLLIGTAMYFLPKVASYSVHFAIIAFVITLSFLIAGGSVFQFFIRKTTINPHDFKHTTQLVSTGIFRFSRNPMYLSLLLMLIAWTLWLSNSLAWLGVIVFILVMNRFQIAREEAYLESKFGDEYRRYKQKVRRWL comes from the coding sequence ATGTTATTTATTCCACCACCACTACTCTGTTTATTAATTGGCACAGCAATGTATTTCTTGCCAAAAGTTGCTAGTTATTCAGTCCATTTTGCAATTATTGCCTTTGTCATTACGCTTTCATTTTTGATTGCTGGGGGCAGTGTGTTTCAATTTTTTATCCGCAAAACGACTATCAATCCTCATGACTTTAAACATACAACACAATTAGTTTCTACAGGCATATTTCGATTTAGCCGTAACCCAATGTATTTAAGTTTGCTGTTAATGTTAATTGCCTGGACTCTTTGGTTGAGTAATAGTTTGGCTTGGTTAGGCGTGATTGTCTTTATACTAGTTATGAATCGCTTTCAAATAGCCAGAGAAGAAGCCTATTTGGAAAGTAAATTTGGCGATGAATATCGTCGTTACAAACAAAAAGTAAGACGCTGGCTATAA